The Acidimicrobiales bacterium genomic sequence GGACCGGACGGTCCCGACGATCTCGTCGGCCAGGGCGGCGTCCACGGGCGGGCATGGTAGGCGAGGGCGGGAACAGGTAGCTTCGCCCGGCGATGACCGTGTACGAGCGGCCCTTCGGCCGTTACTTCGAGGATTTCGAGCCGGGGGACGTCTACCGGCACTGGCCGGGCAAGACCGTCACCGAGTACGACGACCATCTGTTCTGCATGATCACGATGAACCACCATCCGCTGCACACCAACGCGTGGTTCGCCGAGCACGAGACCGTGCACAAGAAGAACGTGGTGGTCGGGAACCTGGTGTACTCCCTGGTGCTGGGCATGAGCGTCCCCGACGTGAGCGGGTCGTGCATAGCCAACCTCGAAGTGGAGTCGCTGACCCACAAGAAGCCGACCTTCCACGGGGACACCATCTACGCCGAGACCCGGGTGCTGGAGCGGGTCCCCTCCTCCTCGAAGCCGGACCGGGGGATCGTGACGGTGGAGACCAAGGGTTTCAACCAGCGGGGGGAGGAGGTCTGCTACTTCCGCCGCAAGCTCATGGTCTGGAAGCGGGACGCCGCCCCGCCCCGGCAGCGCCCCTACCCCCCCGACGTCTGGGACTGAGGGCCCTTCCTCCCAGGATCAGCCAGGTAGGGGCCCGGGCGGGGGGTCGGGCTCAAGGGCCGGCCCGGCAGGTGCCGATAAAGCCCCTATGGCCCACGACTGGCTCGACGCGCTCCTGGGGACCCTGGACGCGGTCGACGGTTCCGACCTCCACCTGAAGGCCGGCTCCCCGCCCCGGATCCGGGTCCACGGGCGCCTCCAGGCCGTGACGGGGGAGGTAGTGGTCGTCCCCGGCGTGACCGCCGAGGTGGCCGCCGCCATCATGAGCCCCGAGGTGCACTCCCGGTTCGAGGAGCGCCACGAGGCCGACTTCGCCTACTCGGTCCCGGGGCTGGCCCGGTTCCGTGTGAACGCCTACTCGCAGCGCAACACGGTCGGGCTCGTGTTCCGCCGGGTCCGCACGACCGTGCCCGGCTTCGAGGAGCTGGGCCTGCCACCGGCGGTGGCCCGCCTGTCCGGGGAGCCCCGCGGCCTGGTCGTGGTGACCGGCCCGACCGGCTCCGGGAAGACGACGACCCTCGGCGCCATGATCGACCTGATCAACCGCACGCGCGAGTGCAACATCGTCACCATCGAGGACCCCGTCGAGATCCTCCACGCCGACCGCATGGCGTCGATCAGCCAGCGGGAGATCGGGACCGACACGAGCAGCTTCGCCATCGCCATGCGCGCCGCCATGCGCCAGGACCCCGACGTGATCCTGGTCGGCGAGATGCGCGACCTCGAGACCGCCGAGGCAGCTCTCACCGCCGCCGAGACCGGGCACCTCGTGCTGTCGACGCTGCACACCATCGACGTGGCCGAGACCGTCAACCGCATCGTGGACGTGTTCCCTCCGCACCAGCACTCCCAGGTGCGCGTCACTCTGGCCGGCGCCCTGCGCGGCGTGATCTGCCAGCGCCTGGTGCCCCGCTGCGACGGGGACGGACGAGTGGCGGCGGTCGAGGTGCTCGTGGCCAACGGCCGGGTGCAGCAGTGCATCCTCGACCCGCAGCGGACCAGCGAGATCTCCGACATCGTGGCCGAGGGCGAGTTCTACGGCATGCAGACCTTCGACCAGTCCCTGGCCCGCCTGTACGGCCAGGGCATCATCGACCTGCAGGCCGCCCTGGCCTCGGCCAGCCGCCCCCACGACCTCCGGGTCATGCTCGAGAGCGGGGGACTCGTCGCCACCGGGGTGTGACCCTCGTCACATGACCTGTTGTTCGAACGTGCACCAGGGGTAAATTCACCTCCAAGGTAACGGGGGGTCAGCGCTGAGAGTCACCTTCTACGGAGTGCGGGGATCCTGTCCCTGTCCGAGCGAGGCCAACCGGCGCTATGGCGGCAATACGGCCTGCGTGGCCCTGGAGGTGGACGGCCAGCCGCCCATCATCCTCGACCTCGGCACCGGGCTGCGCCAGTTCGGTCTGGGCCAGCCCACCGACGGCTCGTTCCGGGGGACGGCCCTCATCACCCACGTGCACTGGGACCACGTCCAGGGCCTCCCGTTCTTCCCCCCCGCCGACCGGGTCGGCGCCTGCTTCGACGTCTACGGGCCGCGCCAGGACGGGGAGAGCCTCGGGGAGGTGTTCAGCGGGCTGATGCGTCCGCCGTACTTCCCCGTGCAGTACAGCGACCTGCGCGGCCGCATCGAGTTCCACGACGTGGAGGACGACGTGTTCCCCGTCGGGGAGGCCAAGGTGAAGGCCCGCCCCATCCCCCACATCGGTCCGACCGTGGGCTACCGGATCGAATGGGGCGGCGCGGCGCTGGCGTACATCAGCGACCACCAGCAGCCCCTCACCGGCCACGAGATCTGTGAGGCGGCGCTCGAGCTGGCCGACGGTGTCGACCTGTTGATCCACGACGCCCAGTACACGCCGGCCGAGTTCGCCGAGAAGGCGCACTGGGGCCACTGCACCGTCGACTACGCCGTGCTCGTCGCCAAGGAGGCGGGCGCCCGCCGGCTGGCGCTGTTCCACCACGACCCGGCCCACGGGGACGACGACGTGGACCAGCTGCTCGACGGGGCCCGGTGCCTCGGCGCCATGGCCGGCCTCGACGTGGTGGCGGCGTCGGAGGGGCTGGTCGTGGAGCTCGGCCCCCAGGGTGAAGGAGCGCTGCGGCGGGTTAACGTCACCGGTTGATGAGCCGGGTCGATCTGCCGGGAGAGGGCACCCGGCCCGACGCCGCCCAGTTCCGGACCGTGCTCGGTCACTTCGCCAGCGGGGTGGTGGTCGTCACCGGGACCACGGCCCAGGGCCCGGGCGGGTTCACGTGCCAGTCGTTCACCTCGGTCTCGCTCGATCCCCCGCTCGTGGCGATCTTCCCCGGCAAGTCCTCGACCAGCTGGCCCGGAATCGGTGAGTCGGGTGCCTTCTGCGCCAACGTGCTGACCGAGGAGCAGGAGGCCCTGTGCCGGGCCTTCGCCGTGTCGGGCGGGGACAAGTTCTCCGGGGTGGGCTGGAGCACGGCCGCCACCGGCTCTCCGGTGCTCAACGACGTGCTGGCCTGGATCGACTGCCGGGTCGAGGCGGTCCACGACGCCGGTGACCACCTCGTCGTGCTCGGTCGGGTGCAGGAGATGGCCTACTCCAACGGCCGGCCTCTCCTCTTCTACCGTGGCGGCTTCGGCGGCTTCACTTCCTAGACAGCCCGGAGGGGCCCGTGCCCGAGGTGAAAGAGTCCCCCGAGATAGCCGGGGTCCTGGTGGTGGTGCCCGACGTCCACGGTGACGCCCGGGGCCGGTTCGTCGAGAGCTTCCGCCAGGAGTGGCTGCCGGTGTCGGCGCCCCCGATGATCCAGGGCAACCGGGTCGACCGGCGCACCGGTGCCCTGGTCGGGTTGCACTTCCACCTCCACCAGTCCGACTACTGGTACGTCATCCACGGCCGGGCGCGCACCGTGCTGCACGACCTGCGCCGGGGGTCGCCGACGCTGGGCCGCACTCTGCTCGTGGACATGGACGGTGACGCCGGGCCGGGCGTGTACATCCCGCCGGGCGTGGCCCACGGCTTTGCCGCCCACACCGACCTCACCCTCACCTACCTGGTCGACGGCTACTACAACCCCGACGACGAGCTGGGCGTGGCGTGGGACGATCCGGACATTGCGGCCGACTGGGGCGTAACCGATCCGGTTCTGTCGGGACGCGACCAGGCCAACCCGCGCCGGCGCGATCTTCCCGAAGCACTCACTCCGACCTTTGGTCCCCCCGGTACGCCTGTAGGTCTGCCCAGGTAACAGCCGTCCGCAGGGAGAAAACTCTGTCGGGAAATTGCAGAATGGGCCAGCCACGCTTATGGCGGGGCCCGGCGCCCGCCGGGCTGTGCGGCCAGGACGGAGTATGACGATGGAGCTGCGGTCGATTGGCGGAGCCCAGGTGGTGGCAGCGGCCACCGCCGACGTGGGAGCGACGCGGGAGCGGGTCCGGCAGTCCCGGATGCGGAAGCTGGCCGTGGTCCTTCTGCCGATCGCCGGCCTGCTGCTGGCGCGGGCGATCATGCACCCGGGTGCGGGCATCGGTATGCCCCACATCCCCTCCGGGTTGGTGCCGTACCTGCCCGGCTTCATCCTCGTGCTCCTGCTCTCGGTGGCTCTCGTGCTGCCGCTGCTCGGGGCGGGGCGCTCCCCGCACGTCCTGTACCGGCCCGGTGAGATCGACGTCCGCTTCGACGACGTGCGCGGCGCCGGGATCGTCCTCGACGAGGTCGTGAAGACCCTCAACCTGTTCCTGGCCCACCGCACCTTCTCCGAGAAGATGGGCGGGACGCCCCGCCGGGCCATCCTGTTCGAAGGGCCGCCCGGAACCGGCAAGACCTATCTGGCCAAGGCCATGGCCGCCGAGGCCGGGGTGCCGTTCCTGTTCGTGTCGTCGTCGGCCTTCCAGTCGATGTACTACGGCCAGACCAACCGCAAGATCCGCTCGTACTTCAAGGCCCTGCGCCGGTACGCCCGCCGCGAGGGTGGCGCCATCGGGTTCATCGAGGAGATCGACGCCATCGGCGCCGCCCGCTCCGGCATGGGGGGCGGAGGAGGCCGCGAGGGCATCGCCGGCGTGGTCAACGAGCTGCTCATCCAGCTGCAGTCCTTCGACCAGCCCACCGCCGGCTCCCGGGTCACCGGGTGGCTGGTCGACCTGGCCAACTCCTGGCTGCCCGCCTCGCGCCAGCTGCGCAAGGGCAAGCCCCAGCCCGCCAACATCCTCGTGATCGGCGCCACCAACCGGGCCGCCGACCTCGACCCCGCCCTCCTGCGCCCGGGCCGGTTCGACCGCTCGATCTACTTCGACCTACCCACCCGGGCCGGGCGGCGCGACATCATCGACTACTACCTCGAGCGCAAGGCCCATCATCCCGAGCTCGACGAGTCCGAGCGCCGCAACACCCTGGCCGCCATGACCTTCGGGTACTCGCCGGTCATGATCGAGCACCTCTTCGACGAGGCGCTGGTCTGGGCGCTGCGCCGGGGAGCCGACCGCCTCTCGTGGGACGACGTGCAGCAGGCCAAGATGACCGAGGAGATCGGGCTGGCCCAGCCGGTCGAGTACACCGAGGCGGAGCGGCGGACGATCGCCACCCACGAGTCGGGCCACGCCACGGTCGCCTGGCTGGTCGGCAAGGGCCGCAAGCTCGAGATCCTCTCGATCATCAAGCGCCGAGAGGCTCTGGGCCTGCTGGCCCACTCCGAGACCGAGGAGCGCTTCATGAAGACCCAGTCCGAGGTCGAGGCGCTCATCCAGATCGCCTTCGGCGGGATGGTGGCCGAGGAGCTGTTCTTCGGCGAGACGAGCTCGGGTGTCTCCGGTGACCTGCAGGCCGCCACCACCGCCGCCTGCCAGATGATCGGCAGCCTCGGCATGGGCAGCTCGCTGGTGTCGGTCGAGGCCATGCAGAGCGCCGCCGGCGGGAACGTGGTGGTGAAGGTGCTGGCCGACGAGTCGTCCCGCCACGAGGTGGAGGCGCTGCTGGCGCAGTCCCGGGACCAGGTGCGCACCATGCTCGAGGACAACCGCCACATCGTCGAGGGGCTCCGCGACGCCCTGCTGGACCGC encodes the following:
- a CDS encoding MaoC family dehydratase; the encoded protein is MTVYERPFGRYFEDFEPGDVYRHWPGKTVTEYDDHLFCMITMNHHPLHTNAWFAEHETVHKKNVVVGNLVYSLVLGMSVPDVSGSCIANLEVESLTHKKPTFHGDTIYAETRVLERVPSSSKPDRGIVTVETKGFNQRGEEVCYFRRKLMVWKRDAAPPRQRPYPPDVWD
- a CDS encoding PilT/PilU family type 4a pilus ATPase gives rise to the protein MAHDWLDALLGTLDAVDGSDLHLKAGSPPRIRVHGRLQAVTGEVVVVPGVTAEVAAAIMSPEVHSRFEERHEADFAYSVPGLARFRVNAYSQRNTVGLVFRRVRTTVPGFEELGLPPAVARLSGEPRGLVVVTGPTGSGKTTTLGAMIDLINRTRECNIVTIEDPVEILHADRMASISQREIGTDTSSFAIAMRAAMRQDPDVILVGEMRDLETAEAALTAAETGHLVLSTLHTIDVAETVNRIVDVFPPHQHSQVRVTLAGALRGVICQRLVPRCDGDGRVAAVEVLVANGRVQQCILDPQRTSEISDIVAEGEFYGMQTFDQSLARLYGQGIIDLQAALASASRPHDLRVMLESGGLVATGV
- a CDS encoding MBL fold metallo-hydrolase produces the protein MALEVDGQPPIILDLGTGLRQFGLGQPTDGSFRGTALITHVHWDHVQGLPFFPPADRVGACFDVYGPRQDGESLGEVFSGLMRPPYFPVQYSDLRGRIEFHDVEDDVFPVGEAKVKARPIPHIGPTVGYRIEWGGAALAYISDHQQPLTGHEICEAALELADGVDLLIHDAQYTPAEFAEKAHWGHCTVDYAVLVAKEAGARRLALFHHDPAHGDDDVDQLLDGARCLGAMAGLDVVAASEGLVVELGPQGEGALRRVNVTG
- a CDS encoding flavin reductase family protein, producing the protein MSRVDLPGEGTRPDAAQFRTVLGHFASGVVVVTGTTAQGPGGFTCQSFTSVSLDPPLVAIFPGKSSTSWPGIGESGAFCANVLTEEQEALCRAFAVSGGDKFSGVGWSTAATGSPVLNDVLAWIDCRVEAVHDAGDHLVVLGRVQEMAYSNGRPLLFYRGGFGGFTS
- the rfbC gene encoding dTDP-4-dehydrorhamnose 3,5-epimerase, whose product is MPEVKESPEIAGVLVVVPDVHGDARGRFVESFRQEWLPVSAPPMIQGNRVDRRTGALVGLHFHLHQSDYWYVIHGRARTVLHDLRRGSPTLGRTLLVDMDGDAGPGVYIPPGVAHGFAAHTDLTLTYLVDGYYNPDDELGVAWDDPDIAADWGVTDPVLSGRDQANPRRRDLPEALTPTFGPPGTPVGLPR
- a CDS encoding AAA family ATPase, whose translation is MELRSIGGAQVVAAATADVGATRERVRQSRMRKLAVVLLPIAGLLLARAIMHPGAGIGMPHIPSGLVPYLPGFILVLLLSVALVLPLLGAGRSPHVLYRPGEIDVRFDDVRGAGIVLDEVVKTLNLFLAHRTFSEKMGGTPRRAILFEGPPGTGKTYLAKAMAAEAGVPFLFVSSSAFQSMYYGQTNRKIRSYFKALRRYARREGGAIGFIEEIDAIGAARSGMGGGGGREGIAGVVNELLIQLQSFDQPTAGSRVTGWLVDLANSWLPASRQLRKGKPQPANILVIGATNRAADLDPALLRPGRFDRSIYFDLPTRAGRRDIIDYYLERKAHHPELDESERRNTLAAMTFGYSPVMIEHLFDEALVWALRRGADRLSWDDVQQAKMTEEIGLAQPVEYTEAERRTIATHESGHATVAWLVGKGRKLEILSIIKRREALGLLAHSETEERFMKTQSEVEALIQIAFGGMVAEELFFGETSSGVSGDLQAATTAACQMIGSLGMGSSLVSVEAMQSAAGGNVVVKVLADESSRHEVEALLAQSRDQVRTMLEDNRHIVEGLRDALLDRDELVAQEILEVIRGSEERTYDLRPAAPEPV